A window of the Pseudoliparis swirei isolate HS2019 ecotype Mariana Trench chromosome 13, NWPU_hadal_v1, whole genome shotgun sequence genome harbors these coding sequences:
- the tekt3 gene encoding tektin-3 isoform X1, whose amino-acid sequence MELLGSSLTATYARPKTSHFLPAISTMASSYRNTQPALAMNPSANLWRTNSYYRSSSAVSTPSSIQRDNLDLVRAQTVYYPSNRTALSTRYTPDDWYKSNMSNYRESESSRKSAERLRTDTLRMMQDKEQLTRLTQEKTSKNIGERLNDIVFWRAELTHEIDNMVTEIAALTEVKRRLERALAETQGPLQVSQECLYHREKRISIDLVHDGVEKDLLKEVEVIKSCQERMRRHLDRAIAQLASNRAAQHELERDMSDKVTAQRIDGRCHHLRNTSDGIGYYRGIERLDPSLSLPDSWSKFTDDNILLSQSGRAASQKLRDEIEILLSSTSNEMWNQFNNANVAFTNRISETADAKNSLQMHLAKTLQEIFQTEMLIESLRKALRDKECPLKVAQTRLEERTRRPNVELCRDNPHHRLVGEVREIEDTIQKLQERLMQADNTLQTLVKTKVTLEHDLSIKANSLFLDQEKCMSMRKSFPSMPRLVGYT is encoded by the exons ATGGAGCTGCTCGGATCTTCTCTAACAGCCACATATGCTCGGCCCAAAACCAGCCACTTCCTGCCTGCCATCTCCACCATGGCGTCCAGCTATCGCAACACCCAGCCTGCGTTGGCCATGAACCCAAGCGCCAACCTTTGGAGGACCAACAGCTACTACAGGAGCAGCAGCGCCGTCTCAACCCCCTCTTCCATACAGCGAGATAATTTAGATCTGGTTCGAGCCCAGACCGTGTACTATCCATCCAACAGGACAGCGCTGTCCACTCGCTACACCCCCGACGACTGGTACAAGTCCAACATGAGCAACTACAGGGAGTCCGAGTCGTCCAGGAAAAGCGCAGAGAGACTTCGGACGGACACCCTCAGGATGATGCAGGATAAGGAGCAGCTCACTAGGCTGACCCAAGAGAAAACCAGCAAGAACATCGGCGAGCGGCTCAATGACATCGTCTTCTGGAGGGCTGAGCTGACCCACGAGATTGACAACATGGTGACAGAGATAGCAGCACTCACTGAGGTCAAGAGGAGGCTGGAGAGAGCCTTGGCAGAGACTCAGGGGCCCCTTCAG GTGTCTCAAGAGTGTTTGTACCACAGAGAGAAGCGGATATCCATCGATCTGGTCCACGACGGCGTGGAGAAAGACCTCCTAAAG GAAGTGGAAGTCATCAAGTCATGTCAGGAAAGGATGAGGCGACATCTGGACAGGGCCATCGCTCAGCTGGC GTCAAACCGAGCAGCCCAGCATGAGTTGGAGAGAGACATGAGCGACAAAGTGACCGCTCAGAGGATAGACGGCAGGTGTCACCATCTGAGGAACACATCCGATGGTATCGGCTACTACAGAGGGATTGAAAGACTAGACCCCTC gCTCTCTCTCCCGGACTCGTGGTCCAAGTTCACCGACGACAACATCCTGCTCTCCCAGAGTGGACGAGCCGCCTCCCAGAAGCTGAGGGACGAGATAGAGATCCTGCTGAGCAGCACGTCCAACGAAATGTGGAACCAGTTCAACAACGCCAACGTGGCCTTCACAAACCGCATATCGGAAACCGCCGATGCCAAGAACAGCCTGCAGATGCACCTGGCGAAG ACTCTGCAGGAGATCTTCCAGACGGAGATGCTGATTGAGTCTCTGAGGAAGGCCCTCAGAGACAAAGAGTGCCCGCTGAAAGTGGCCCAAAccaggctggaggagaggaccCGGAGGCCCAACGTGGAGCTGTGCAGGGACAACCCGCACCACAG ACTGGTGGGTGAGGTGAGGGAGATCGAGGACACCATTCAGAAGCTCCAGGAGAGGCTGATGCAGGCCGACAACACTCTGCAGACTCTGGTCAAGACCAAAGTGACCCTGGAGCATGACCTGTCCATCAAGGCCAACTCGCTCTTCCTGGACCAGGAAAAGTGCATGAGCATGCGCAAGAGCTTTCCCAGCATGCCTCGTCTTGTGGGCTACACCTGA
- the tekt3 gene encoding tektin-3 isoform X2: MELLGSSLTATYARPKTSHFLPAISTMASSYRNTQPALAMNPSANLWRTNSYYRSSSAVSTPSSIQRDNLDLVRAQTVYYPSNRTALSTRYTPDDWYKSNMSNYRESESSRKSAERLRTDTLRMMQDKEQLTRLTQEKTSKNIGERLNDIVFWRAELTHEIDNMVTEIAALTEVKRRLERALAETQGPLQVSQECLYHREKRISIDLVHDGVEKDLLKEVEVIKSCQERMRRHLDRAIAQLASNRAAQHELERDMSDKVTAQRIDGRCHHLRNTSDGIGYYRGIERLDPSLSLPDSWSKFTDDNILLSQSGRAASQKLRDEIEILLSSTSNEMWNQFNNANVAFTNRISETADAKNSLQMHLAKTLQEIFQTEMLIESLRKALRDKECPLKVAQTRLEERTRRPNVELCRDNPHHRQFPPCGSKCFPGLKRFPGLLALSC; this comes from the exons ATGGAGCTGCTCGGATCTTCTCTAACAGCCACATATGCTCGGCCCAAAACCAGCCACTTCCTGCCTGCCATCTCCACCATGGCGTCCAGCTATCGCAACACCCAGCCTGCGTTGGCCATGAACCCAAGCGCCAACCTTTGGAGGACCAACAGCTACTACAGGAGCAGCAGCGCCGTCTCAACCCCCTCTTCCATACAGCGAGATAATTTAGATCTGGTTCGAGCCCAGACCGTGTACTATCCATCCAACAGGACAGCGCTGTCCACTCGCTACACCCCCGACGACTGGTACAAGTCCAACATGAGCAACTACAGGGAGTCCGAGTCGTCCAGGAAAAGCGCAGAGAGACTTCGGACGGACACCCTCAGGATGATGCAGGATAAGGAGCAGCTCACTAGGCTGACCCAAGAGAAAACCAGCAAGAACATCGGCGAGCGGCTCAATGACATCGTCTTCTGGAGGGCTGAGCTGACCCACGAGATTGACAACATGGTGACAGAGATAGCAGCACTCACTGAGGTCAAGAGGAGGCTGGAGAGAGCCTTGGCAGAGACTCAGGGGCCCCTTCAG GTGTCTCAAGAGTGTTTGTACCACAGAGAGAAGCGGATATCCATCGATCTGGTCCACGACGGCGTGGAGAAAGACCTCCTAAAG GAAGTGGAAGTCATCAAGTCATGTCAGGAAAGGATGAGGCGACATCTGGACAGGGCCATCGCTCAGCTGGC GTCAAACCGAGCAGCCCAGCATGAGTTGGAGAGAGACATGAGCGACAAAGTGACCGCTCAGAGGATAGACGGCAGGTGTCACCATCTGAGGAACACATCCGATGGTATCGGCTACTACAGAGGGATTGAAAGACTAGACCCCTC gCTCTCTCTCCCGGACTCGTGGTCCAAGTTCACCGACGACAACATCCTGCTCTCCCAGAGTGGACGAGCCGCCTCCCAGAAGCTGAGGGACGAGATAGAGATCCTGCTGAGCAGCACGTCCAACGAAATGTGGAACCAGTTCAACAACGCCAACGTGGCCTTCACAAACCGCATATCGGAAACCGCCGATGCCAAGAACAGCCTGCAGATGCACCTGGCGAAG ACTCTGCAGGAGATCTTCCAGACGGAGATGCTGATTGAGTCTCTGAGGAAGGCCCTCAGAGACAAAGAGTGCCCGCTGAAAGTGGCCCAAAccaggctggaggagaggaccCGGAGGCCCAACGTGGAGCTGTGCAGGGACAACCCGCACCACAG ACAATTCCCCCCCTGTGGTTCCAAGTGTTTCCCGGGGCTGAAAAGGTTTCCTGGCCTTCTTGCTCTCTCCTGCTAA
- the pmp22b gene encoding peripheral myelin protein 22b, with translation MLLLLLGIVLLHVAGLVLLFLSTIISVWTSGETGTSDLWMNCSTANGGYHCDPATAGEWIQAVQALMILSIIFSCLALFLFFCQLFTLQKGGRFFLTGTFQILASLFVMSGAIIYTVMSPQWVPGTDAFGYSYILAWVAFPLALISGLIYVILRKRE, from the exons atgctgctccttctcctggGAATCGTGCTCCTGCACGTCGCTGGTCTGGTTCTCCTGTTTTTGTCAACAATCATCAGC GTTTGGACGTCGGGGGAAACGGGCACCTCAGACCTCTGGATGAACTGCTCCACTGCCAATGGAGGATACCACTGTGACCCGGCAACCGCTGGAG AGTGGATCCAGGCGGTCCAGGCCCTCATGATCCTATCCATCATCTTCAGCTGCCtggctctcttcctcttcttctgtcaGCTCTTCACTTTGCAGAAGGGCGGACGCTTTTTCCTCACTGGAACCTTCCAGATCCTTGCCA GTCTGTTCGTGATGAGCGGCGCCATCATCTACACGGTGATGAGTCCGCAGTGGGTGCCGGGGACCGACGCCTTCGGCTACTCCTACATCCTGGCGTGGGTGGCCTTCCCTCTGGCGCTGATCAGCGGACTCATCTATGTCATCTTGAGGAAGCGAGAATGA